From Papilio machaon chromosome 2, ilPapMach1.1, whole genome shotgun sequence, the proteins below share one genomic window:
- the LOC106717651 gene encoding nicotinate phosphoribosyltransferase isoform X4, with translation MSNHDLVTNRKMARQNGIVQPLLTDLYQITMAYAYWKSGKVNDVAVFDLFFRTNPFQGEFTIFAGLEECLKFLDNFHYSDSDIDYLIQTLPDNIEPEFFAYLKDLTCKDIKLSAIEEGSVVFPRVPLLRIEGPLIVAQLLETTLLTLVNFASLMATNAARYRMVAGKNVSLLEFGLRRAQGPDGGLSASKYAYVGGFDGTSNVLAGKMFNIPVKGTHAHSFVTSFSTLEDISSVTLRHADTQEQCDLLQLAVDWRRRISSIVDVSPEEASDGELAALVSYAIAFPTGFLALVDTYDVKRSGLLNFCAVALALNDCGYRAVGIRIDSGDLAYLSVLARSTFEQIAEAFKLKWFSKLTIVASNDINEDTILSLNEQGHKIDCFGIGTHLVTCQRQPALGCVYKLVEINGQPRIKLSQDVGKVTIPGHKEAYRLFGADGHALIDLLQRSSEPAPIIGQKVLCRHPFQESKRAYVIPSKVEHLYKEYWSEGRICVRPKPLSEVRARVQASLRTLRQDIKRNLNPTPYKVAVSDDLYSFIHDLWLQNAPIGELS, from the exons ATGTCCAATCACGATTTAGTAACAAATAGGAAAATGGCTCGTCAAAATGGAATTGTACAACCATTACTTACAG ATTTATACCAAATAACTATGGCCTATGCTTATTGGAAATCTGGAAAAGTGAATGATGTAGCtgtgtttgatttattttttcgcACCAATCCATTTCAGGGAGAATTCACAATATTTGCTGGCCTCGAAGAGTGCCTTAAATTTTTAgacaattttcattattcaGACAGCG atattgattatttaatacaaacattacCAGATAATATAGAACCAGAGTTCTTTGcctatttaaaagatttaacatGCAAGGATATTAAATTGAGTGCTATAGAAGAGGGGTCTGTTGTATTTCCGAG AGTCCCTCTGTTGCGAATAGAAGGTCCATTAATAGTAGCACAGTTGTTAGAGACAACTTTACTGACCCTGGTCAACTTTGCAAG TTTAATGGCTACAAACGCGGCGCGTTACAGAATGGTCGCCGGCAAGAATGTTTCCTTGCTAGAGTTCGGCTTACGCAGAGCTCAGGGTCCGGACGGCGGCTTGTCCGCCTCAAAATACGCCTATGTCG GTGGGTTTGACGGTACGAGCAACGTGCTGGCCGGCAAGATGTTCAACATCCCGGTGAAGGGCACTCACGCGCACTCGTTCGTGACGTCATTCAGCACGCTGGAGGACATCAGCAGTGTGACGCTGCGACACGCGGACACGCAGGAGCAGTGCGACCTGCTGCAGCTGGCAGTGGACTGGCGCCGGCGCATCTCCTCCATAGTGGACGTGTCCCCCGAGGAGGCCAGCGACGGTGAACTCGCCGCCCTCGTATCCTATGCCATCGCCTTCCCCACCGGCTTCCTCGCCCTGGTGGATACATATGACGTGAAGAG GAGTGGTCTCTTAAACTTTTGTGCTGTGGCTCTGGCGCTCAATGATTGTGGATACAGAGCTGTAGGTATTCGTATAGACAGCGGAGACTTGGCTTACCTTTCTGTACTAGCTAGGAGTACATTCGAACAAATCGCTGAAGCTTTCAAACTGAAATGGTTTTCTAAATTGACTATAGTCGCATCAAATGATATTAACGAAGATACAATACTCAGTTTAAATGAACAGGGACATAAAATTGACTGTTTCGGTATTGGAACACATTTGg taacaTGTCAACGTCAACCAGCACTGGGATGTGTTTACAAACTGGTGGAAATCAATGGACAGCCTCGGATCAAACTCAGCCAGGATGTAGGGAAAGTGACCATACCTGGTCATAAAGAG gcGTATAGATTATTCGGTGCGGACGGCCATGCTTTGATAGATCTGCTGCAGAGGTCTTCAGAACCCGCACCCATTATTGGACAGAAAGTCCTTTGCCGACATCCTTTCCAGGAGTCCAAGAGAGCTTACGTCATTCCCAGCAAAGTCGAACATCTGTATAAG GAGTACTGGAGCGAGGGACGTATCTGCGTACGTCCTAAACCGCTGAGTGAAGTGCGCGCGCGCGTTCAGGCTTCTCTGCGTACACTGAGGCAGGACATCAAGAGGAACCTCAACCCAACGCCCTACAAG GTGGCAGTGAGTGATGACCTTTACAGCTTCATCCACGACCTGTGGCTGCAAAATGCACCCATTGGTGAACTATCGtga
- the LOC106717651 gene encoding nicotinate phosphoribosyltransferase isoform X2, producing MSNHDLVTNRKMARQNGIVQPLLTDLYQITMAYAYWKSGKVNDVAVFDLFFRTNPFQGEFTIFAGLEECLKFLDNFHYSDSDIDYLIQTLPDNIEPEFFAYLKDLTCKDIKLSAIEEGSVVFPRVPLLRIEGPLIVAQLLETTLLTLVNFASLMATNAARYRMVAGKNVSLLEFGLRRAQGPDGGLSASKYAYVGGFDGTSNVLAGKMFNIPVKGTHAHSFVTSFSTLEDISSVTLRHADTQEQCDLLQLAVDWRRRISSIVDVSPEEASDGELAALVSYAIAFPTGFLALVDTYDVKRYTCPGPRINGHSGYNSNCGSNVDRITDSSGVRSAYGYSTVERTLRSGLLNFCAVALALNDCGYRAVGIRIDSGDLAYLSVLARSTFEQIAEAFKLKWFSKLTIVASNDINEDTILSLNEQGHKIDCFGIGTHLVTCQRQPALGCVYKLVEINGQPRIKLSQDVGKVTIPGHKEAYRLFGADGHALIDLLQRSSEPAPIIGQKVLCRHPFQESKRAYVIPSKVEHLYKEYWSEGRICVRPKPLSEVRARVQASLRTLRQDIKRNLNPTPYKVAVSDDLYSFIHDLWLQNAPIGELS from the exons ATGTCCAATCACGATTTAGTAACAAATAGGAAAATGGCTCGTCAAAATGGAATTGTACAACCATTACTTACAG ATTTATACCAAATAACTATGGCCTATGCTTATTGGAAATCTGGAAAAGTGAATGATGTAGCtgtgtttgatttattttttcgcACCAATCCATTTCAGGGAGAATTCACAATATTTGCTGGCCTCGAAGAGTGCCTTAAATTTTTAgacaattttcattattcaGACAGCG atattgattatttaatacaaacattacCAGATAATATAGAACCAGAGTTCTTTGcctatttaaaagatttaacatGCAAGGATATTAAATTGAGTGCTATAGAAGAGGGGTCTGTTGTATTTCCGAG AGTCCCTCTGTTGCGAATAGAAGGTCCATTAATAGTAGCACAGTTGTTAGAGACAACTTTACTGACCCTGGTCAACTTTGCAAG TTTAATGGCTACAAACGCGGCGCGTTACAGAATGGTCGCCGGCAAGAATGTTTCCTTGCTAGAGTTCGGCTTACGCAGAGCTCAGGGTCCGGACGGCGGCTTGTCCGCCTCAAAATACGCCTATGTCG GTGGGTTTGACGGTACGAGCAACGTGCTGGCCGGCAAGATGTTCAACATCCCGGTGAAGGGCACTCACGCGCACTCGTTCGTGACGTCATTCAGCACGCTGGAGGACATCAGCAGTGTGACGCTGCGACACGCGGACACGCAGGAGCAGTGCGACCTGCTGCAGCTGGCAGTGGACTGGCGCCGGCGCATCTCCTCCATAGTGGACGTGTCCCCCGAGGAGGCCAGCGACGGTGAACTCGCCGCCCTCGTATCCTATGCCATCGCCTTCCCCACCGGCTTCCTCGCCCTGGTGGATACATATGACGTGAAGAGGTACACTTGCCCCGGCCCTCGTATAAACGGGCATTCCGGCTACAATAGCAACTGTGGATCCAATGTCGATAGAATAACCGACTCTTCAGGTGTACGTAGCGCGTACGGATATAGCACGGTCGAACGCACACTGAG GAGTGGTCTCTTAAACTTTTGTGCTGTGGCTCTGGCGCTCAATGATTGTGGATACAGAGCTGTAGGTATTCGTATAGACAGCGGAGACTTGGCTTACCTTTCTGTACTAGCTAGGAGTACATTCGAACAAATCGCTGAAGCTTTCAAACTGAAATGGTTTTCTAAATTGACTATAGTCGCATCAAATGATATTAACGAAGATACAATACTCAGTTTAAATGAACAGGGACATAAAATTGACTGTTTCGGTATTGGAACACATTTGg taacaTGTCAACGTCAACCAGCACTGGGATGTGTTTACAAACTGGTGGAAATCAATGGACAGCCTCGGATCAAACTCAGCCAGGATGTAGGGAAAGTGACCATACCTGGTCATAAAGAG gcGTATAGATTATTCGGTGCGGACGGCCATGCTTTGATAGATCTGCTGCAGAGGTCTTCAGAACCCGCACCCATTATTGGACAGAAAGTCCTTTGCCGACATCCTTTCCAGGAGTCCAAGAGAGCTTACGTCATTCCCAGCAAAGTCGAACATCTGTATAAG GAGTACTGGAGCGAGGGACGTATCTGCGTACGTCCTAAACCGCTGAGTGAAGTGCGCGCGCGCGTTCAGGCTTCTCTGCGTACACTGAGGCAGGACATCAAGAGGAACCTCAACCCAACGCCCTACAAG GTGGCAGTGAGTGATGACCTTTACAGCTTCATCCACGACCTGTGGCTGCAAAATGCACCCATTGGTGAACTATCGtga
- the LOC106717651 gene encoding nicotinate phosphoribosyltransferase isoform X3 → MSNHDLVTNRKMARQNGIVQPLLTDLYQITMAYAYWKSGKVNDVAVFDLFFRTNPFQGEFTIFAGLEECLKFLDNFHYSDSDIDYLIQTLPDNIEPEFFAYLKDLTCKDIKLSAIEEGSVVFPRVPLLRIEGPLIVAQLLETTLLTLVNFASLMATNAARYRMVAGKNVSLLEFGLRRAQGPDGGLSASKYAYVGGFDGTSNVLAGKMFNIPVKGTHAHSFVTSFSTLEDISSVTLRHADTQEQCDLLQLAVDWRRRISSIVDVSPEEASDGELAALVSYAIAFPTGFLALVDTYDVKRSGLLNFCAVALALNDCGYRAVGIRIDSGDLAYLSVLARSTFEQIAEAFKLKWFSKLTIVASNDINEDTILSLNEQGHKIDCFGIGTHLVTCQRQPALGCVYKLVEINGQPRIKLSQDVGKVTIPGHKEAYRLFGADGHALIDLLQRSSEPAPIIGQKVLCRHPFQESKRAYVIPSKVEHLYKEYWSEGRICVRPKPLSEVRARVQASLRTLRQDIKRNLNPTPYKVRCQVAVSDDLYSFIHDLWLQNAPIGELS, encoded by the exons ATGTCCAATCACGATTTAGTAACAAATAGGAAAATGGCTCGTCAAAATGGAATTGTACAACCATTACTTACAG ATTTATACCAAATAACTATGGCCTATGCTTATTGGAAATCTGGAAAAGTGAATGATGTAGCtgtgtttgatttattttttcgcACCAATCCATTTCAGGGAGAATTCACAATATTTGCTGGCCTCGAAGAGTGCCTTAAATTTTTAgacaattttcattattcaGACAGCG atattgattatttaatacaaacattacCAGATAATATAGAACCAGAGTTCTTTGcctatttaaaagatttaacatGCAAGGATATTAAATTGAGTGCTATAGAAGAGGGGTCTGTTGTATTTCCGAG AGTCCCTCTGTTGCGAATAGAAGGTCCATTAATAGTAGCACAGTTGTTAGAGACAACTTTACTGACCCTGGTCAACTTTGCAAG TTTAATGGCTACAAACGCGGCGCGTTACAGAATGGTCGCCGGCAAGAATGTTTCCTTGCTAGAGTTCGGCTTACGCAGAGCTCAGGGTCCGGACGGCGGCTTGTCCGCCTCAAAATACGCCTATGTCG GTGGGTTTGACGGTACGAGCAACGTGCTGGCCGGCAAGATGTTCAACATCCCGGTGAAGGGCACTCACGCGCACTCGTTCGTGACGTCATTCAGCACGCTGGAGGACATCAGCAGTGTGACGCTGCGACACGCGGACACGCAGGAGCAGTGCGACCTGCTGCAGCTGGCAGTGGACTGGCGCCGGCGCATCTCCTCCATAGTGGACGTGTCCCCCGAGGAGGCCAGCGACGGTGAACTCGCCGCCCTCGTATCCTATGCCATCGCCTTCCCCACCGGCTTCCTCGCCCTGGTGGATACATATGACGTGAAGAG GAGTGGTCTCTTAAACTTTTGTGCTGTGGCTCTGGCGCTCAATGATTGTGGATACAGAGCTGTAGGTATTCGTATAGACAGCGGAGACTTGGCTTACCTTTCTGTACTAGCTAGGAGTACATTCGAACAAATCGCTGAAGCTTTCAAACTGAAATGGTTTTCTAAATTGACTATAGTCGCATCAAATGATATTAACGAAGATACAATACTCAGTTTAAATGAACAGGGACATAAAATTGACTGTTTCGGTATTGGAACACATTTGg taacaTGTCAACGTCAACCAGCACTGGGATGTGTTTACAAACTGGTGGAAATCAATGGACAGCCTCGGATCAAACTCAGCCAGGATGTAGGGAAAGTGACCATACCTGGTCATAAAGAG gcGTATAGATTATTCGGTGCGGACGGCCATGCTTTGATAGATCTGCTGCAGAGGTCTTCAGAACCCGCACCCATTATTGGACAGAAAGTCCTTTGCCGACATCCTTTCCAGGAGTCCAAGAGAGCTTACGTCATTCCCAGCAAAGTCGAACATCTGTATAAG GAGTACTGGAGCGAGGGACGTATCTGCGTACGTCCTAAACCGCTGAGTGAAGTGCGCGCGCGCGTTCAGGCTTCTCTGCGTACACTGAGGCAGGACATCAAGAGGAACCTCAACCCAACGCCCTACAAGGTCAGATGCCag GTGGCAGTGAGTGATGACCTTTACAGCTTCATCCACGACCTGTGGCTGCAAAATGCACCCATTGGTGAACTATCGtga
- the LOC106717651 gene encoding nicotinate phosphoribosyltransferase isoform X1 produces MSNHDLVTNRKMARQNGIVQPLLTDLYQITMAYAYWKSGKVNDVAVFDLFFRTNPFQGEFTIFAGLEECLKFLDNFHYSDSDIDYLIQTLPDNIEPEFFAYLKDLTCKDIKLSAIEEGSVVFPRVPLLRIEGPLIVAQLLETTLLTLVNFASLMATNAARYRMVAGKNVSLLEFGLRRAQGPDGGLSASKYAYVGGFDGTSNVLAGKMFNIPVKGTHAHSFVTSFSTLEDISSVTLRHADTQEQCDLLQLAVDWRRRISSIVDVSPEEASDGELAALVSYAIAFPTGFLALVDTYDVKRYTCPGPRINGHSGYNSNCGSNVDRITDSSGVRSAYGYSTVERTLRSGLLNFCAVALALNDCGYRAVGIRIDSGDLAYLSVLARSTFEQIAEAFKLKWFSKLTIVASNDINEDTILSLNEQGHKIDCFGIGTHLVTCQRQPALGCVYKLVEINGQPRIKLSQDVGKVTIPGHKEAYRLFGADGHALIDLLQRSSEPAPIIGQKVLCRHPFQESKRAYVIPSKVEHLYKEYWSEGRICVRPKPLSEVRARVQASLRTLRQDIKRNLNPTPYKVRCQVAVSDDLYSFIHDLWLQNAPIGELS; encoded by the exons ATGTCCAATCACGATTTAGTAACAAATAGGAAAATGGCTCGTCAAAATGGAATTGTACAACCATTACTTACAG ATTTATACCAAATAACTATGGCCTATGCTTATTGGAAATCTGGAAAAGTGAATGATGTAGCtgtgtttgatttattttttcgcACCAATCCATTTCAGGGAGAATTCACAATATTTGCTGGCCTCGAAGAGTGCCTTAAATTTTTAgacaattttcattattcaGACAGCG atattgattatttaatacaaacattacCAGATAATATAGAACCAGAGTTCTTTGcctatttaaaagatttaacatGCAAGGATATTAAATTGAGTGCTATAGAAGAGGGGTCTGTTGTATTTCCGAG AGTCCCTCTGTTGCGAATAGAAGGTCCATTAATAGTAGCACAGTTGTTAGAGACAACTTTACTGACCCTGGTCAACTTTGCAAG TTTAATGGCTACAAACGCGGCGCGTTACAGAATGGTCGCCGGCAAGAATGTTTCCTTGCTAGAGTTCGGCTTACGCAGAGCTCAGGGTCCGGACGGCGGCTTGTCCGCCTCAAAATACGCCTATGTCG GTGGGTTTGACGGTACGAGCAACGTGCTGGCCGGCAAGATGTTCAACATCCCGGTGAAGGGCACTCACGCGCACTCGTTCGTGACGTCATTCAGCACGCTGGAGGACATCAGCAGTGTGACGCTGCGACACGCGGACACGCAGGAGCAGTGCGACCTGCTGCAGCTGGCAGTGGACTGGCGCCGGCGCATCTCCTCCATAGTGGACGTGTCCCCCGAGGAGGCCAGCGACGGTGAACTCGCCGCCCTCGTATCCTATGCCATCGCCTTCCCCACCGGCTTCCTCGCCCTGGTGGATACATATGACGTGAAGAGGTACACTTGCCCCGGCCCTCGTATAAACGGGCATTCCGGCTACAATAGCAACTGTGGATCCAATGTCGATAGAATAACCGACTCTTCAGGTGTACGTAGCGCGTACGGATATAGCACGGTCGAACGCACACTGAG GAGTGGTCTCTTAAACTTTTGTGCTGTGGCTCTGGCGCTCAATGATTGTGGATACAGAGCTGTAGGTATTCGTATAGACAGCGGAGACTTGGCTTACCTTTCTGTACTAGCTAGGAGTACATTCGAACAAATCGCTGAAGCTTTCAAACTGAAATGGTTTTCTAAATTGACTATAGTCGCATCAAATGATATTAACGAAGATACAATACTCAGTTTAAATGAACAGGGACATAAAATTGACTGTTTCGGTATTGGAACACATTTGg taacaTGTCAACGTCAACCAGCACTGGGATGTGTTTACAAACTGGTGGAAATCAATGGACAGCCTCGGATCAAACTCAGCCAGGATGTAGGGAAAGTGACCATACCTGGTCATAAAGAG gcGTATAGATTATTCGGTGCGGACGGCCATGCTTTGATAGATCTGCTGCAGAGGTCTTCAGAACCCGCACCCATTATTGGACAGAAAGTCCTTTGCCGACATCCTTTCCAGGAGTCCAAGAGAGCTTACGTCATTCCCAGCAAAGTCGAACATCTGTATAAG GAGTACTGGAGCGAGGGACGTATCTGCGTACGTCCTAAACCGCTGAGTGAAGTGCGCGCGCGCGTTCAGGCTTCTCTGCGTACACTGAGGCAGGACATCAAGAGGAACCTCAACCCAACGCCCTACAAGGTCAGATGCCag GTGGCAGTGAGTGATGACCTTTACAGCTTCATCCACGACCTGTGGCTGCAAAATGCACCCATTGGTGAACTATCGtga
- the LOC106717605 gene encoding zinc finger protein 182 isoform X1, with the protein MNLNLKESFERWCRLCAEEQEVTMMIFSAEAEAMLLHDKLNKYLLIEIDEDDNLPKNICIQCCTKLQTVCEFIDKVKKAQDKLTNHCLVINSIKNERQSSSQIETEQETEYDIENISKDSPMEICVDPMMVLQNSDDTLSQFTENGDDNVEGVMHLNGIDGEDVTIKLIKRVGLVKDKTESTVKQFHCVICKRGFVTDLSLKNHSWTHINDKTVKKYNCSSCLEGFDFKGDLIAHFKKHRTKGRCQLCGRNFRSEKNLSTHMAAHMSKGNTYTCQICLRSYNTMSNLKTHSITHSNERPYKCHLCKKTFKRNQDLKFHINQHTGEKPYKCPFCEKSFASSGNCYSHRHRMHPGKQIERKAHKQHLVPLVTNESGATDLQMAAFKSPMTSVKGIFKYQCQQCGHSFMKRDNYLYHMYQHTGEKPFQCTHCNETFVTRKGLLLHYDKKHPGRDRPLALLTRNALLQ; encoded by the exons ATGAATCTCAATTTGAAAGAAAGTTTTGAAAGATGGTGCCGTCTGTGCGCAGAGGAGCAAGAAGTTACAATGATGATATTTAGCGCTGAAGCCGAAGCAATGTTGCTTCACGACAAActcaacaaatatttattgattgaG aTTGATGAAGATGACAATTTACCAAAAAACATTTGCATCCAGTGCTGCACAAAATTACAAACTGTCTGTGAATTtatagataaagttaagaaagCTCAGGATAAACTAACAAACCACTGTTTAGTCATAAACAGTATAAAAAATGAGAGGCAGTCCAGCTCACAAATTGAAACTGAACAAGAAACTGAATAtgatattgaaaacatatcaAAAGACTCACCAATGGAAATTTGTGTTGATCCAATGATGGTTTTGCAGAATTCAGATGATACATTGTCACAATTTACTGAAAATGGTGATGATAATGTTGAAGGTGTAATGCATTTAAATGGGATAGACGGTGAAGATGTAactattaaactaattaaaaggGTTGGCTTAGTTAAAGATAAGACGGAATCAACTGTAAAACAATTTCACTGTGTAATTTGTAAAAGAGGTTTTGTCACGGATTTATCCCTCAAAAATCACTCCTGGACCCATATAAATGACAAAACAGTTAAGAAATACAACTGTAGCAGTTGTTTGGAAGGTTTTGACTTCAAAGGTGACCTTATTgcacattttaaaaaacatcgaACTAAAGGCAGGTGTCAACTCTGTGGTCGAAA TTTCAGAAGTGAAAAAAACTTATCCACCCACATGGCTGCTCACATGTCCAAGGGTAATACATATACATGCCAAATTTGTCTGCGGTCATATAACACTATGAGCAATTTAAAAACTCACAGCATCACTCACAGCAATGAGAGGCCTTACAAATGTCACCTGTGTAAGAAAACTTTTAAGAGAAATCAAGATCTAAAG TTCCACATAAACCAACACACTGGTGAAAAACCATATAAGTGTCCATTTTGTGAAAAGTCGTTTGCAAGTTCCGGAAACTGCTACTCGCACAGGCATAGAATGCATCCTGGAaaacaaatagaaagaaaAGCACATAAACAACATCTTGTCCCGTTAGTCACAAATGAAAGCGGAGCAACTGATTTACAAATGGCTGCATTTAAAAGTCCTATGACATCAGTAAAAGGTATTTTCAAATACCAGTGCCAACAATGTGGCCATAGTTTTATGAAGAGAGATAATTATTTG TACCACATGTATCAACACACAGGAGAGAAGCCATTTCAATGCACTCATTGTAACGAAACATTTGTAACCAGGAAAGGTTTGCTGCTTCACTATGACAAGAAACATCCAGGAAGGGACCGTCCCCTTGCACTACTCACAAGAAATGCTTTACTTCAATGA
- the LOC106717605 gene encoding zinc finger protein 84 isoform X2, whose translation MNLNLKESFERWCRLCAEEQEVTMMIFSAEAEAMLLHDKLNKYLLIEIDEDDNLPKNICIQCCTKLQTVCEFIDKVKKAQDKLTNHCLVINSIKNERQSSSQIETEQETEYDIENISKDSPMEICVDPMMVLQNSDDTLSQFTENGDDNVEGVMHLNGIDGEDVTIKLIKRVGLVKDKTESTVKQFHCVICKRGFVTDLSLKNHSWTHINDKTVKKYNCSSCLEGFDFKGDLIAHFKKHRTKGRCQLCGRNFRSEKNLSTHMAAHMSKGNTYTCQICLRSYNTMSNLKTHSITHSNERPYKCHLCKKTFKRNQDLKFHINQHTGEKPYKCPFCEKSFASSGNCYSHRHRMHPGKQIERKAHKQHLVPLVTNESGATDLQMAAFKSPMTSVKVPHVSTHRREAISMHSL comes from the exons ATGAATCTCAATTTGAAAGAAAGTTTTGAAAGATGGTGCCGTCTGTGCGCAGAGGAGCAAGAAGTTACAATGATGATATTTAGCGCTGAAGCCGAAGCAATGTTGCTTCACGACAAActcaacaaatatttattgattgaG aTTGATGAAGATGACAATTTACCAAAAAACATTTGCATCCAGTGCTGCACAAAATTACAAACTGTCTGTGAATTtatagataaagttaagaaagCTCAGGATAAACTAACAAACCACTGTTTAGTCATAAACAGTATAAAAAATGAGAGGCAGTCCAGCTCACAAATTGAAACTGAACAAGAAACTGAATAtgatattgaaaacatatcaAAAGACTCACCAATGGAAATTTGTGTTGATCCAATGATGGTTTTGCAGAATTCAGATGATACATTGTCACAATTTACTGAAAATGGTGATGATAATGTTGAAGGTGTAATGCATTTAAATGGGATAGACGGTGAAGATGTAactattaaactaattaaaaggGTTGGCTTAGTTAAAGATAAGACGGAATCAACTGTAAAACAATTTCACTGTGTAATTTGTAAAAGAGGTTTTGTCACGGATTTATCCCTCAAAAATCACTCCTGGACCCATATAAATGACAAAACAGTTAAGAAATACAACTGTAGCAGTTGTTTGGAAGGTTTTGACTTCAAAGGTGACCTTATTgcacattttaaaaaacatcgaACTAAAGGCAGGTGTCAACTCTGTGGTCGAAA TTTCAGAAGTGAAAAAAACTTATCCACCCACATGGCTGCTCACATGTCCAAGGGTAATACATATACATGCCAAATTTGTCTGCGGTCATATAACACTATGAGCAATTTAAAAACTCACAGCATCACTCACAGCAATGAGAGGCCTTACAAATGTCACCTGTGTAAGAAAACTTTTAAGAGAAATCAAGATCTAAAG TTCCACATAAACCAACACACTGGTGAAAAACCATATAAGTGTCCATTTTGTGAAAAGTCGTTTGCAAGTTCCGGAAACTGCTACTCGCACAGGCATAGAATGCATCCTGGAaaacaaatagaaagaaaAGCACATAAACAACATCTTGTCCCGTTAGTCACAAATGAAAGCGGAGCAACTGATTTACAAATGGCTGCATTTAAAAGTCCTATGACATCAGTAAAAG TACCACATGTATCAACACACAGGAGAGAAGCCATTTCAATGCACTCATTGTAA